The following coding sequences lie in one Pontibacter sp. G13 genomic window:
- a CDS encoding M23 family metallopeptidase, with protein sequence MSRKIRYYYDEDSCTFKPEVVTPKVVANRVLRFLGGSSLLAVGMYVIIAFAYDDPKERYLRLENEKLMTSIEHLNAEFTHLDSAINFLHDQDNNLYRSLTNAEKIDDGIWDAGIGGNVSLGGETDPEVLVDARGMVERLNAKIKIQTQSYLKLREDLKTKKEELKHVPAIKPVPGKVVSGYGMRHHPIHNRKKMHWGIDMQASMRTPVHAAGDGTIKLAGISRGGYGRQIEIDHGGFGYKTKYAHLNEILVKRGQKVKRGDIIGYSGNSGLSSGPHLHYEIFKNGKRIDPIDFFYNDVTPEEYVKLREQAAVKNSSLD encoded by the coding sequence ATGTCCAGAAAGATACGATATTACTACGACGAGGACAGTTGTACCTTTAAGCCCGAAGTGGTAACTCCCAAAGTTGTCGCTAATCGTGTGCTGAGGTTCCTCGGCGGCTCTTCCCTGCTCGCTGTTGGTATGTATGTGATCATCGCGTTTGCTTATGATGATCCCAAAGAACGCTACCTCCGCCTCGAAAATGAGAAATTGATGACGAGCATTGAGCACCTCAATGCAGAATTTACCCACCTTGACAGCGCCATCAACTTCCTTCATGATCAGGACAATAACCTGTACCGAAGCCTAACCAACGCCGAGAAAATCGACGATGGTATCTGGGACGCCGGTATCGGAGGAAATGTAAGCCTTGGCGGTGAAACCGATCCCGAGGTTCTCGTAGACGCTCGCGGAATGGTTGAGCGACTCAACGCCAAAATCAAGATCCAAACCCAGAGCTACCTGAAGCTCCGTGAGGACTTGAAAACGAAAAAAGAAGAATTGAAGCACGTTCCTGCCATCAAGCCTGTTCCGGGCAAGGTCGTGTCTGGATACGGGATGCGTCACCACCCGATCCACAACAGAAAGAAAATGCACTGGGGCATCGACATGCAAGCAAGCATGCGTACTCCTGTCCACGCAGCAGGTGATGGAACCATCAAGCTGGCCGGAATTTCTCGTGGGGGCTATGGTCGCCAGATTGAAATCGACCACGGTGGATTTGGCTACAAAACCAAATATGCTCACTTGAACGAGATTCTTGTGAAGCGCGGACAAAAAGTAAAACGTGGGGACATCATCGGATACTCCGGAAACAGCGGGCTTTCTTCCGGACCTCACTTGCACTACGAGATCTTCAAAAACGGCAAGCGGATCGACCCGATCGACTTCTTCTACAATGACGTGACTCCAGAAGAATACGTGAAGCTCCGTGAGCAAGCAGCTGTAAAAAACAGCTCTCTTGACTAA
- a CDS encoding MerR family transcriptional regulator, with protein sequence MNQEEPNIQKQYYTIGEVASELQLTPSLIRFWEKEFKEVRPRKNRKGVRMFTRKDIETLQKIHYLLKIKKHTIKGAQELLQDKTTELDRELHVRETLKKMHAFLLELRDSL encoded by the coding sequence GTGAATCAAGAAGAACCAAATATTCAAAAGCAATACTACACAATCGGAGAGGTAGCCAGCGAATTACAGCTGACTCCCTCTCTGATTCGTTTTTGGGAGAAGGAATTCAAAGAAGTCCGTCCCCGAAAGAATCGCAAGGGCGTGAGGATGTTCACCCGAAAGGACATTGAGACCCTCCAGAAAATCCATTACCTCCTCAAGATCAAGAAGCACACCATCAAAGGAGCCCAAGAACTCCTTCAAGACAAGACTACCGAGCTGGATCGGGAGCTCCATGTGCGAGAGACCTTGAAAAAAATGCACGCCTTTTTATTGGAATTGCGCGATTCATTATAG
- the alaS gene encoding alanine--tRNA ligase, with the protein MKTSTEIRNTFFEFFEQKAHQIVDSAPIVIKDDPTLMFINAGMNPFKDIFLGLKNPEYKRVADTQKCLRVSGKHNDLEEVGHDTYHHTMFEMLGNWSFGDYYKQEAIAWAWEYLTEVLEIPKDRLYATVFEGDAQDGLGPDTEAEDFWKARMDENHIIRASKKDNFWEMGDTGPCGPCSEIHMDLRSDADRQAVSGRSLVNADHPEVVEIWNLVFMQFDRKADGSLVELPAKHVDTGMGFERLVMSIQGKQSTYDTDLFDATRGFVEQKAGIKYDSATEEQRIAIRVIIDHIRAIVFTIGDGQIPSNTGAGYVIRRILRRAARYAYAYLNIEEPFMYEMVALLAKQYESVFPEVKQQQDFITRIIQEEEKGFLRKLESGTQMFGQYVSEHPGSKTVDGEFAFKLYDTFGFPIDLTQLIAKEQGMEVDMDGFSKQLEAQKTRSRKATEMDAGDWTIVNPAEDLPEFRGYDTLELTTKIRQFRTVKTKKKDLFQLVLDETPFYAESGGQIGDRGTISQGDQVLRVLDTKKENQLIIHFVDKLPADASGEWVAQVNDSFRSDVKSNHSATHLLHAALRQVLGDHVEQRGSLVSEKALRFDFSHFAKVTDEELQQIEDIVNTKIAAGISLGEHRSVPIEDAKNMGAMMLFGEKYGDEVRVIEFDPAFSVELCGGTHVANTHEIRLFKLISESSVAAGIRRVEAYTGNRAFSFLSDRSGTLEEIGALLKAPKQPVKAIEDLLAKVKEQEKQLQQLNAEKVGQLRKALLEAVEDKGGLKLIRKQVDVSSSDDLKQLSFDLKKDSENTLIVLGAVVKNKPLLSVIISDDLVAAKRFNAGDMIRTLAKEIKGGGGGQPFYATAGGKDIDGLPSALAKVDELI; encoded by the coding sequence ATGAAAACTTCGACGGAAATCCGAAATACATTCTTCGAATTCTTTGAACAAAAAGCGCACCAGATTGTGGATTCTGCGCCAATTGTCATCAAGGACGACCCTACGCTGATGTTTATCAACGCTGGCATGAACCCGTTTAAGGACATCTTCTTGGGCCTAAAAAATCCGGAATACAAAAGGGTGGCCGATACACAAAAGTGTCTTCGGGTTTCTGGAAAGCACAACGACCTGGAGGAAGTGGGGCACGACACCTATCATCACACCATGTTTGAGATGTTAGGGAACTGGTCGTTTGGTGACTATTACAAGCAAGAAGCCATCGCGTGGGCTTGGGAATATCTCACAGAGGTGCTGGAGATTCCCAAGGACCGTCTATACGCCACCGTATTCGAAGGAGATGCGCAAGATGGGCTTGGGCCTGATACCGAAGCCGAAGACTTCTGGAAAGCCAGAATGGACGAAAATCACATCATTCGGGCCTCCAAAAAGGATAATTTCTGGGAAATGGGCGATACAGGTCCCTGTGGACCGTGCTCTGAAATCCACATGGATCTCCGCTCAGATGCCGACCGCCAAGCTGTGTCTGGACGATCCCTCGTCAATGCAGATCACCCCGAAGTCGTCGAAATCTGGAACCTCGTGTTCATGCAGTTTGACCGAAAAGCCGATGGCTCCCTCGTAGAACTCCCTGCCAAGCATGTTGATACCGGGATGGGTTTCGAACGCCTTGTGATGTCCATCCAAGGCAAGCAGTCTACCTACGATACGGATCTGTTTGATGCCACTCGCGGGTTTGTCGAGCAAAAAGCTGGTATCAAATACGATTCCGCCACCGAAGAACAACGCATCGCAATCCGTGTGATCATCGACCACATCCGCGCAATTGTGTTCACGATTGGAGACGGTCAGATCCCTTCCAATACCGGTGCCGGATATGTCATCCGTCGAATTTTGCGCAGAGCGGCAAGATATGCCTATGCATACCTCAATATCGAGGAGCCTTTCATGTATGAAATGGTCGCGTTATTGGCCAAGCAATACGAATCGGTATTCCCTGAGGTCAAACAACAACAGGACTTCATCACGCGGATTATCCAAGAGGAGGAGAAAGGTTTCCTCCGCAAACTGGAAAGTGGTACGCAGATGTTTGGACAGTATGTCTCCGAGCATCCGGGTTCCAAGACCGTAGATGGTGAATTTGCCTTCAAACTATACGATACGTTTGGATTCCCCATCGACTTGACTCAGCTCATCGCCAAGGAGCAGGGCATGGAAGTCGACATGGATGGATTTTCCAAACAGCTGGAAGCTCAGAAAACGCGTAGCCGAAAAGCTACCGAGATGGACGCTGGAGACTGGACCATTGTCAATCCTGCCGAAGACCTGCCTGAGTTCCGTGGATATGACACGCTGGAGTTGACAACCAAGATCCGTCAATTTCGGACTGTCAAAACCAAGAAAAAGGATCTCTTCCAACTCGTACTGGATGAGACACCGTTCTATGCAGAGTCTGGTGGACAGATCGGCGACCGGGGAACCATCTCCCAAGGCGATCAGGTCCTACGGGTGTTGGATACCAAAAAGGAAAATCAGCTCATCATTCATTTTGTCGACAAGTTGCCAGCCGATGCTTCTGGTGAATGGGTCGCTCAGGTGAATGACAGCTTCCGCAGCGATGTGAAATCCAATCACTCCGCCACGCACTTGTTGCATGCCGCCCTGCGTCAAGTATTGGGCGATCATGTCGAGCAGCGTGGATCTCTGGTGTCAGAAAAGGCATTGCGATTTGACTTCTCGCACTTTGCCAAAGTGACCGACGAGGAATTGCAGCAAATCGAAGATATCGTCAATACAAAAATCGCCGCCGGAATCTCCTTGGGTGAGCATCGGAGTGTGCCCATCGAGGATGCCAAGAACATGGGTGCGATGATGCTCTTTGGTGAAAAATATGGAGATGAAGTGCGCGTGATCGAATTTGATCCGGCGTTCAGTGTGGAACTTTGTGGGGGAACGCATGTGGCCAATACCCATGAGATTCGTCTCTTCAAATTGATCTCCGAAAGCTCTGTCGCTGCAGGTATCCGCCGGGTGGAAGCCTACACCGGAAATCGTGCATTCTCATTCCTGAGTGATCGTTCTGGAACGTTGGAGGAAATCGGCGCATTGCTGAAAGCCCCCAAACAGCCAGTCAAGGCGATCGAGGATCTGCTCGCCAAGGTCAAGGAGCAAGAAAAACAGCTCCAGCAACTCAATGCCGAGAAAGTCGGACAACTCCGCAAGGCTTTGCTCGAAGCGGTAGAAGACAAAGGCGGCTTGAAACTCATCCGCAAGCAAGTCGATGTGAGCAGCTCCGATGATCTCAAGCAGCTCTCTTTTGATTTGAAAAAGGATAGCGAGAATACGCTCATCGTATTGGGAGCCGTGGTGAAAAACAAGCCACTCCTCAGCGTGATCATTTCCGATGATCTCGTAGCGGCCAAGCGATTCAATGCTGGAGATATGATCCGTACCCTCGCCAAGGAAATCAAAGGCGGTGGGGGTGGTCAGCCATTCTATGCGACGGCTGGAGGCAAAGACATCGACGGCCTGCCTAGCGCACTCGCCAAGGTAGATGAGCTGATCTAG